The following proteins are encoded in a genomic region of Odontesthes bonariensis isolate fOdoBon6 chromosome 19, fOdoBon6.hap1, whole genome shotgun sequence:
- the rtn3 gene encoding reticulon-3 isoform X1 produces the protein MDPMTQSAQISSSQGFADGQNSAAKESKPSDSFLSSSPVSLIQSPQDKRVAPGSDKPCEGVATSLRFPSQPGSFSQSIYGNEAGQVDEQDSPVKTSPVSERIKALEALAAKKREPDFRGDGSFTHFRERHHEKAPTETSKPPTETPKPPTETPKPPTETPKPPTETSKPPTETSKPHIETSKSTTDTPKPHTETPKPQTENVVPDIQKTGCTVGQESPESPFEVLGDMRQVNEFEETEEWMKAHLPPVLDFDAVGLSKGSDNAPMRKTDIDEADATAFAGVPDAFMDSPVEAPKQKDEATGEQEQPGVEEDFDISFLPTAYMWDQQEKSGIQAPLNLSLVSPSSPAPPAGFCSPSPPCSPPSSSDVQDNVSDEKKASWAGDLEHPEPSEADSSGESDDTVIEDGVCAPASAFPPSVISDDPTIISASTATDLSSAEKEVPPPKSERKLMQVPTINVIETDEPNYSEEEMEMEPEEDEDYEVVKVLAGESAKTVEPEPENAHPQPLKTRPLETEFMEGYSPPSSPVDSDAEYSPKHKVLKTTAEMCHQQSPLKSEVQPDQMVSKDSTSDVLQAKSDDSQTTKNEVNIEPTPFVDGNEEVDFPDNDDEWSDEAQDILVKSREADLSSKESAPYSQSKEDETGKKQAKEACMVTAPISITSFMRDDIYDRQSFDYDYDISSPLDQDDGKGLNNAKERFLSDPAQNDVAENGSSLDNTIPLNGDEALSNSLGQPSLEEYPQNPYSCFQTETPSSINDQDFIKKVTTGIPADNIENGNTLPSHKPGLTIQQDVKVDCSAPDTSTGLDGIRSDDAASEPTDSFVEFMRECLKSKQDVEPDCVHQAVAFKNEFSKTSLPPSHSSPSMVMDLEQEELTISALKELGSSQDEEELMNLQSKVSYQNQANPSATSSQLSSFTSGPNPPSSQSSPVIDDTYSKEVEAIDEWVAEAYHLAEHVLTAILTHFSAKDLIHWRDPKKSGLVFGLSMLLLLSLAAFSVISVVSYLLLALLCVTITFRIYKSVVQAVQKSSDGHPFKALIDKDVSIPPETFRKHVDASLTYINQALKQMSHLFLVEDLVDSLKLAVVMWLLTYVGAVFNGITILILADILLFAVPPIYEKNKTQIDRYIDIARTHVNTTVAKLQEKLPGAVKRSKTE, from the exons attcctttctttcctcttcGCCTGTATCTCTCATTCAATCTCCTCAAG ATAAGAGAGTGGCCCCAGGCTCTGACAAGCCCTGTGAAGGTGTAGCTACATCACTTCGCTTTCCTTCACAACCCGGGTCATTCTCGCAGAGTATTTACGGAAATGAAGCCGGGCAAGTAGATGAACAAGATTCTCCGGTAAAGACGTCCCCTGTTTCCGAGCGAATAAAGGCACTGGAAGCTCTTGCTGCCAAAAAGAGGGAACCGGACTTTAGAGGTGATGGTAGCTTTACTCACTTCAGAGAGCGCCACCATGAGAAAGCTCCCACTGAGACCTCCAAACCTCCCACTGAGACCCCCAAACCTCCCACTGAGACCCCCAAACCTCCCACTGAGACCCCCAAACCTCCCACTGAGACCTCCAAACCTCCCACTGAGACCTCCAAACCTCACATTGAGACGTCCAAATCTACTACTGATACCCCCAAACCTCACACTGAGACCCCCAAACCTCAAACTGAGAATGTTGTACCAGACATTCAGAAAACGGGATGCACTGTTGGTCAGGAGTCACCGGAGTCACCCTTTGAAGTACTTGGAGATATGAGACAAGTAAATGAGTTTGAAGAAACGGAAGAGTGGATGAAGGCTCATTTACCTCCAGTGCTGGATTTTGATGCTGTAGGTTTGAGTAAAGGCAGTGACAATGCTCCAATGAGGAAGACTGATATCGATGAAGCTGACGCCACTGCTTTTGCTGGTGTCCCAGATGCTTTTATGGATTCTCCTGTTGAAGCTCCAAAACAGAAAGATGAAGCAACTGGTGAACAAGAACAACCTGGAGTTGAGGAGGACTTTGACATTAGCTTTTTGCCAACAGCCTATATGTGGGATCAGCAGGAAAAGTCTGGAATTCAGGCTCCATTAAATCTCAGTTTAGTGAGTCCTTCTTCACCTGCTCCTCCTGCAGGCTTTTGCTCCCCATCTCCTCCTTGCTCCCCTCCATCTTCTTCTGATGTTCAAGACAATGTTTCAGACGAGAAAAAAGCTTCTTGGGCTGGAGATTTGGAGCACCCAGAACCAAGTGAAGCAGATAGCTCAGGAGAGTCGGATGACACTGTAATTGAAGACGGAGTCTGTGCTCCTGCGTCGGCATTCCCACCGTCAGTCATTTCAGATGATCCCACCATTATCTCTGCCTCTACGGCTACGGATCTTTCTTCTGCTGAAAAGGAGGTCCCTCCTCCAAAGTCTGAGAGGAAGCTAATGCAAGTTCCAACAATAAATGTTATTGAGACTGATGAGCCAAATTACAGTGAAGAGGAGATGGAAATGGAGCCCGAGGAAGATGAGGACTATGAGGTTGTAAAAGTCCTTGCCGGTGAATCTGCAAAAACTgtagaaccagagccagaaaaCGCTCACCCTCAACCACTCAAAACACGCCCCTTAGAAACTGAATTTATGGAAGGCTACTCGCCTCCATCCTCCCCTGTGGACTCGGATGCTGAATACTCCCCCAAACACAAGGTCCTCAAAACTACTGCAGAAATGTGCCATCAGCAATCCCCCCTAAAATCTGAAGTCCAGCCTGATCAAATGGTTTCAAAGGACTCTACATCTGATGTTTTGCAAGCAAAATCTGACGATTCACAGACGACTAAAAATGAAGTGAATATTGAACCCACTCCTTTTGTAGATGGAAACGAAGAAGTGGACTTTCCAGACAATGACGATGAGTGGTCAGATGAAGCACAAGATATCCTGGTCAAATCTAGAGAAGCTGATCTTTCATCTAAGGAATCAGCTCCTTACAGCCAATCCAAAGAAGATGAAACGggcaaaaaacaagcaaaagagGCTTGTATGGTAACTGCTCCTATTTCTATAACCAGTTTCATGCGGGATGATATTTATGACAGACAATCATTCGATTACGACTATGATATATCCTCCCCTTTGGATCAGGATGATGGTAAAGGGCTAAATAATGCCAAAGAGAGATTTCTTTCTGATCCTGCACAAAATGATGTTGCAGAAAACGGGTCAAGTCTGGACAACACCATTCCACTTAATGGGGATGAAGCTCTCAGCAACTCTCTTGGTCAACCATCTCTAGAGGAATATCCCCAAAACCCATATTCCTGTTTCCAAACAGAGACACCAAGCAGCATCAATGACCAAGATTTCATTAAGAAAGTGACCACTGGTATACCTGCAGATAACATAGAAAATGGCAACACCCTGCCATCtcataaaccaggcttaaccATCCAGCAGGATGTGAAAGTGGATTGCAGTGCACCTGACACATCAACCGGCCTAGACGGAATCAGAAGCGACGACGCGGCTTCTGAACCTACGGATAGTTTTGTGGAATTTATGAGAGAGTGCCTGAAATCGAAGCAGGATGTAGAACCAGATTGTGTGCATCAAGCCGTTGCCTTTAAGAATGAGTTCAGCAAAACTAGCTTGCCTCCCTCCCATTCCTCTCCAAGTATGGTGATGGATCTTGAACAAGAAGAACTTACGATCAGTGCTCTCAAAGAGCTCGGCAGCAGCCAAGATGAAGAAGAGTTGATGAACCTCCAGTCAAAAGTTTCATACCAGAATCAAGCGAACCCCAGTGCCACATCGTCACAGCTCTCTTCCTTCACCTCGGGTCCTAATCCTCCGAGTTCACAAAGCAGCCCTGTGATCGACGACACATATTCCAAAGAGGTGGAAGCCATTGACGAATGGGTGGCTGAAGCCTACCATCTTGCTGAGCATGTCTTGACAGCCATACTAACCCACTTCTCAG CTAAGGACCTCATACACTGGCGTGACCCTAAGAAATCGGGCTTGGTGTTCGGCCTgtccatgctgctgctgctttcattAGCAGCCTTCAGTGTCATCAGCGTGGTCTCCTACCTGCTGCTTGCTCTGCTCTGTGTTACCATCACCTTCCGCATCTACAAGTCGGTTGTCCAGGCTGTGCAGAAGTCCAGTGATGGACACCCGTTCAA AGCGCTTATAGATAAGGATGTCAGCATCCCTCCAGAGACATTCCGCAAGCACGTGGACGCCAGTCTGACCTACATCAACCAAGCCCTGAAGCAGATGAGCCACCTCTTCTTGGTCGAAGACCTTGTGGACTCCCTGAAG TTGGCTGTGGTCATGTGGCTGTTGACCTACGTAGGAGCAGTTTTTAATGGAATCACCATTCTCATCTTGG CTGATATCCTGCTCTTTGCTGTGCCTCCCATCTATGAGAAGAACAAG ACCCAGATTGATCGGTACATCGATATTGCACGTACTCATGTCAACACCACAGTCGCAAA GTTGCAAGAGAAGCTTCCCGGAGCTGTGAAGCGCAGTAAAACCGAATGA